The sequence below is a genomic window from Bradyrhizobium septentrionale.
GGCCGGCGCTGTGGCGCCGTCCCGAACCGTTGGCCCGGCCAAACGCCTCGTCCTGATGGGCGCCTCCCCGCGGGCGGCGGGGATGAAGTGCTAACGCCGGGGATGACGCAGTAGGATGCGATGCGAATCATATTTCGGCGGCCGGGAGAACCACGATGTTCGATTTCCAGGATCTGTTTCAGTGGGACCGCTTCATCACGCCCACGATCATCAAGACGTTCTACTGGCTCGTGATCGCGGTCATCGTGCTGTTCGGGATCTCCGGCATCCTGTGGAGCCTCACCGCGATGGCGATCAGCCCGTTCGTCGGCTTCATCCAGCTGCTCGCGTCGATCGCCAGCATGTTCGTCGGTATCGTGTTCTCGCGCATCGCCGCCGAGTTCATCCTGATCGTATTCCGGATCAACGAGCATCTCGGCGCGATCCGCGACCGGGACGGAGCGATGCACTGAGGCGCAACGCCTCCGGCCCGACGCGGCCTGCCTGGCGAGCCGTGGTTAATCCGAAGTAGCACAAGCGCGCAAATGCCCGCGAATTTCCGACCGGGATTTTAAAGCCGCTCGCGTATCAGCCTCTGCATTGCGCTTAAGACCAACGCGGGGGCGTCGTGAATTCGAGGAATGGTTTTGCCGTGAGGCCGGCTGCCGAGCCGGGCTTTACGACCGAGGACATTTTATGGGCGGTCGGCATCTGGTCGGTGATCCTGACCCTGGCGCCGGTGATCGTGTTCTATCTGCTGATGGTGGCGTAGCGCCCTGTCATTCCGGGGCATGCGAAGCATGAACCTCAGATGCGCAATTGCGCATCGGGGAATCTCGAGATTCCGGGTTCGATGCTCACGCATCGCCCCGGAATGACATCTCGCTGCTCAAGCATGATCGCGCAAAAAACGCGCGAGAGCCGCGCGTTCTTCCAGTTCGAACCGAAGCGGCGTTGTTACGCCGCCTGCTTGTGCATCGCGCCGGAGGAAGACGCCGTGCCGCGGATCGCCTTGATCGAGCGTTCGATCGCGGCCCACAGCCGAGTGACCTCGGCGGCGGCGCGGCCTTCCGCATAATATTCGCGGGCGCCTTCACCCTGGCCGAGCGCCATCAGAAGGTCGGCGCGGTTGGTGATCTGGCCGCTCCACACCGGAGCGCGGAATTTCGCCAGCGCCTCGCGCGCGATCGCGACGATCCGGCTTTCGGCGTTGTCACGCTGCGCGGGCGCGCCGTTGATCACGACGGCGTAGGGCTTGCGCATCGAGCGGCAGGTCTGGATCGTTTCCTGCACCGCGTTGACGTCGAACACGCCGGGCCGCGCCGGAATGATCACCATCGTGGCGTTC
It includes:
- a CDS encoding DUF4282 domain-containing protein gives rise to the protein MFDFQDLFQWDRFITPTIIKTFYWLVIAVIVLFGISGILWSLTAMAISPFVGFIQLLASIASMFVGIVFSRIAAEFILIVFRINEHLGAIRDRDGAMH
- a CDS encoding ParA family protein; protein product: MNVIVFASRKGGSGKSTLAAHLAAQVHKATKPCLLIDADPQGSLTLWHKLRGTNEPAIKTAVNSVAGIIAQAKRDGIEWVFIDTPPNLSAVVDDSIKNATMVIIPARPGVFDVNAVQETIQTCRSMRKPYAVVINGAPAQRDNAESRIVAIAREALAKFRAPVWSGQITNRADLLMALGQGEGAREYYAEGRAAAEVTRLWAAIERSIKAIRGTASSSGAMHKQAA